A stretch of DNA from Cydia fagiglandana chromosome 24, ilCydFagi1.1, whole genome shotgun sequence:
agtctgcagcgattttgatagcccacgcagtgcaagtgttatttatacgtcataatttcagaagtttgacgtttaaaaagtTCGAggtgtaacgctacgtcttacgtaggcgaacaacgcgcgaacgcggcgcggcgcggcgcggcgaaagcggccgccgccgcgccgcgccgcgccgcgccgcctgacattcgcgtgcaaatcgcgccgcaccgcgttcgcaacgagatcgcttacgtaggacacttctatgggcatcaaaggattgatttcgccgcgccgcgccgcgccgcgccgcgccgcgttcgcgcgttgttcgcctacgtaagacgtagcgtaagtcggatgacaatgcaatattatggtaccatcgagcttaTATACCATCGAGCTTTATATAGAgcttatataccgggtgtggcctataacacgagcaaataattaaaacatagattgtactcctcaaccGGTGACgcctttgttcaacaacttttaaaaattacgaagtatttagactccctatttttcatacaaaataaatattatcttcaatggacaccatcgccacgccatatccttgtgattgacgttgcttgtcacgccttaaacataacaaaattcgcaatacattgcgtcttagaatagaatttaaagtgtattaaaaatcaaaccacaagttatttttaaaagtcactgaacaaatgttggtcagtatgaggagcacagcctacagtttaattttttgctcatattacaggccacacccggtatagctaCTATAAGACAGGCGGTAGAAACTCATCAGTGATAatacaaatttttatttttagaatttttagtAGATAAAAGCCTGTACCACAAATGTTTTTTTAgccaaaaattattattatactatgTATCGTTTTCAGAAGATGAAGATGACAGCAAAGTGGGGCTCCCGGGCTGCAACGACCTGGAAGGCTCCGGCCGCGGCTGTCAGGAGTGCTACTTCTGTAACCACTCCCTCATACAGGACAGCAGGATTAAAGGAGGACACGTGGAACTGCAGTACGTATATCTAGGTCTAAGCTAGAGCTAGGTCTCAAGCGTGTCCTGTGACCTTAGGGCTCCGGCCGAGGCCCGGGAGTGCTACTTCTGTAACCACTCCCTCATACAAGACAGCAGGATTAAAGGTCACGTGGAACTGCAGTACGTATAGCATCTAGGTCTAAGCTAGACCTAGGTCTCGAGCGTGTCCTGTGTTGATCTTAGGGCTCCGGCCGAGGCCCAGGAGTGCTACTTCTGCAACCACTCCCTCATACAAGACAGCAGGATTAAAGGAGGACAGGAACTGCAATACGTAATATAATTAGCATCTATAGActgaccgcttaaatgagtcctcgcctgcgcggtacgggggcgacggggcaggacgactaatggtaacattccatttctaacgctacgtcttacgtaggcgaacaacgcgctaacgcggcgcggcgcggcgcggcgaaatcaatcctttgatgcccatagaagtgtcctacgtaagcgatctcgttgcgaacgcggtgcggcgcgatttgcacgcgaatgtcaggcggcgcggcgcggcgcggcgcggcggcggccgctttcgccgcgctgctttcgccgcgttcgcgcgttgttcgcctacgtaagacgtagcgtaaccgGAGCTGCagtaccggtactgaacgcttcgctgtcattgtcaatttccatagtaaaattgacagtagtgcagctgtcgttggaaatggaatattGGAGTGGAATATAAAATGGAAATGTTACCCTAAGGGTCTCCcctaatatatcgacgcgcattcggcaaaagccgataggaaaaagctttatgtccgcgcaataagagcgaaaaaccggtcgacgcgtccggcgtcgtcggccgtcgcgagccgagccaaacgacgacgttttcgctcttattgcgcggacataaagctttttcctatcggcttttgccgaatgcgcgtcgatatattaggggagaccctacgggtggcggggaaggtgcgagCGCCGTACGCTTGCCGCCCGCGCcttccccgtcgcccccgtaccccgcaggcgaggactcatttcagcggtcggtctataagatctaagggtggtattactggtattccatctgtctaatttctttgtccaatgtcattgacTCTCACtttctcactaagcaaaatgtgagacgcgaTACACGAAAAAGAATTGGACAGATGGAGATGACATTCACAATTAGTTAGTGCTTCTGGGCATTTTCCCCTAATCGAtcattgtgcctattttgcgtgaaacgAGGTAGTGCTACTCTAGCCACCCCATCTCTATGAAGCCTAGCAATCTTTTCAGGTTGCTAATAACTGCCTCCTTCAGTGTGCACGGAGTCCCTAGGTATTTGCTcctgtaccgtaaaatggggcgagttgggtgaaatttgactttcaaacctcgataaaatttatttttaaatgtgaaaactgaatggtgtataggtataataagtggttcggacgtttgtattttagtttgtattttattttgggtagttccatttcataactttgacgataaagaggaaaacccacctcaccccgtagtgcctcgtatttggggtgagagggtttttcatacaaaggtgattttggaagattgttcgatcgattttttttattatgcgtattactatagccccattttaaattggaatacattatttttgtagcagtagccttaaaatcccttctcacccccttctcaaaccttctctccccattcataacccaactctccccgcgaaacctactcaccccgttttacggtatacaTTACCTGTTTGCAGTCTAGaagaatttgttttgttgttttccaCTTCTTCCGTGCACATGacattcacagtgcccatacctctcttttagacgtagtttaaggacatatttACTCGGGTTAAAAACTCGTATTATCGCCATTTCAATCCGTCTAGCTGTCCGTCATTTGTCTCAATGTccagcccgctccacactcgtgcgcaaATAGCGGCGCGAAGCCGCAAACGCGAGTGTGGggtcgatttcgcagatctggccttagatataattttaacttgtttttttcttaattttcaGATTAAAAGATTCATCATGCGCCACCACCCAGATATGCTGCGTCCAACAACAAGACCTCGTCAACTATAGGTATAGTCTGTCGATTTGTAGTAggccccgacggctaatcctttgtctattgttaagtaaaaccgtaCGTGCTACTaacctacatacatatttgatcatgtaatgttttcatctaagTACCCTCAACTAgattaagaagccatttgagggtagattttgtttactctttttagggttccgtacccaaagggtaaaacgggaccctataactaagacttcgctgtccgtccgtccgtccgtccgtccgtccgtccgtccgtctgtcaccaggctgtatctcacgaaccgtgatagctagactgctgaaattttcacagatgatgtatttctgttgccgctataacaacaaataataaaaacagaatagaataaagatttaaatggggctcccatacaacaaacgtgatttttgaccaaagttaagcaacgtcgggagtggtcagtacttggatgggtgaccgttttttttttttttgcatatgcTACGGAAACCttcgtgagcgagtccgactcgcacttgcccggttttttaaatacctaaagatacagactatagatgACGATATATGTACCGTCACCTTGATTAGAAGATTATGGTCAGTGGGTGGCTTTACGGTACTATGTTAATTGATAAATCTGTACATTATATACCTGTAAGGCTATAAGTTTCAATTAAGTTTCAATTGTATAAACTCACTTGAGTCTGGGTTACCTACGAGACAGGCGAAGCCTAGTGTAGGAACCAGAGCAACCATATAATGTATTTCTTAGCTGAGGTCTACACTTTGTCAAATTGTATATAATCTTAGCACCCCTGAAAATGTTTTTGTGTATTACCTACAATAAATttttgaagtttgaagtttTGAAGCTATAAATACGTTTATACGCAGATTGAGTGACGCGTGCGGCATAAACAACCCAGACGGCAAGCCCCGCAAGCGGCGCTCCGCCCCCCGCGCTGTGCTGCAAGGAGAATTCCCGTGGCGGGCCTGGGTTTACAAGTACGTACATTTTTCatcaataaacataaacataattgattTAAAAACACGTATTTCATGGTTAGATTCATATAAAACAAAGACTTAAAAATAATGATGGTTTAAATTTACATGGTTTACATCAGTTATGTACTTccataggtacagaaaactgTTTACAACTAGATGTAGGTATACGTGTGTCTTTATTCAACTATTCCTAGTAAGTAGGCCTGTACGTATTCCTCACCTAGCTATTTATTACCATAAACAATATCAAGATGCCAAGCCCCGCAAGCGGCGCTTCGTCTCCCGCGCCATGCTACAAGGGCCCTACCCTGGCGAGCGTGGGTGTAAAAGTAATAAGTAGCTCTCATCATGATCATCATCTCCTTCTTCAGCTCGTTACTATTGGGTACCTAATGATTCTCCGATACATTTTTAGCACATTATCGATTCGCAGACAACGATTCGCCGAACATCGTTTTGCAGAGtgatttatttgtaaatgtaACTTTATGATGACGACGACTATTATGTGTAATGAGATTCTGCCAATCGTTACTCTTCCAAAGAACCCGTCTGCGAATCGTTGTCGGCGAAACGAAAATCGGCATAATTTTTCTCGGAAAATCAACCATTCCATACAATTCCTGTCAAGTCAGTGTAGCTTATGGCCACATGCACCATTCACTACCCCAGAGTTAACCAGTCAATTTCCGTCATTCAGCGCCcgtccccatacaaaataataggtACGGCAGGGCtaaatattttgtatggagacggctgCTATGTGAAGGCActgctatcctaggaaaccagagagTAACAATATTTAGACTTCATTTTTGTTTTCAGAAAGAACTCCCTCACTCCGCTCTGCGCCGCCTCATTCGTGCACGAAGACACCATGGCGCTCCTGACCCTGGCCTCTTGCGTCCAGGGTCTGTCTGCCGAGGATCTGGACGTAGCTTTCGTGAAGGGAGGACAGCGAGCTTCTGTCGGCAAACTTACTGTACATAGTGGATATAAAGCAGGTCAGGATTTTGAGAAAACATTTCAGCTAATGGTGCTCCTGACCCTGACCCTGGCCTCTTGCGTCCAGGGTCTGTCTGCCGAGGGTCTGGACGTAGCTTTCGTGAAGGGAGGCCAGCGGGCTGCTGTCGGCAAACTTACTGTACATAGTGGATATAAAGCAGGTCAGGATTTTGAGAAAACATTTCAGCTAATGGTGCTCCTGACCCTGACCCTGGCTTTTTGCGTCCAGGGTCTGTCTGCCGAGGGTCAGGTCAGGATCTAGACAAAGTAGCGGCCTCTTTTTCTCATTCTCAcgtcgcgtcgcaacaagtacatccgtcccacaccaattttggtggctagccatatgccgcgcgtggcgctgaaGAAACTTCTCCACAACAACTGGGTGCGTAGCCAATATGCCAGCCGTTTACGCTACGTAACAAACGAAACGTATCTGTCACTggcgcactaatatggaagagtggtacagagagacacaaagcgtaaTAGTTGTAGTGCAAGCGATTGTCActttggctaggcaccctgttCATCTGCCATCCTCCTTATATAATTGGTAGActgtattttttcaaatttagtaTTAATGTTATGTTATTATGTTATGTTCCAGGCCAAGAGACCAACAACATAGCCATCTTGAAGCTCCGCTCATTAGAGTCGACACCGGCCTGGGCCTCCCCTGCCTGTCTGCCTCTGGCCCCACCATCGCATGCGGCCCCCTGCATCACCACCTCTGACAAGGACATTCGTGTAAGTGTCCTAAGATGACCAAGATGAAgattttgaatttgattttgagctgatctgatgatggagacaggaggtggccataggaactctgtgatgaaacaaggCAACCTAATTGTATTAGGGgtttctcgatgagtattagttgtctgtcgtaagaaaagtacagtcagcgataaaagcttgtaccaaaaatgaactttttgccaaaaacttatttctctatgccttaagggacccactgattaacagtccgccggacggactCTTGCCGGACGCCTGTCAGAACAaaaagttgacagttccgaGCAACTGACAGGCAGGTACCATCCggacggactgttaatcagtgggccctttaaaGTAGAAACTAACCTAATATAAATTTACTTTTTCAGTTAAACACTATAATACCCCTACGCACAGCATGCACGGAGGCCCACGAGGCCCCACCGGACTCACTGACATGTGCCGTGGCCCCACCCAAGGACTATGAACCGGAAAAGTCTGCAGGCCTCTTCTGCAAAGAACAGGTATAGGTTTCGACCATAGAGAAAGTAGAATAGAGTGCTAATGCTAACTCAATACATTccgttttcttaccaaaacgcagGCTAAAGACAGAATGACAAAAATCATTTGcgcttaggggctattcataaattacgtctggacatcggatgatggtagcatgacgtaggaggaaacggggttattcgaagcatgatttttggatgattttagaggggggggggtcaaaaatcgatgacgtaatttatggacagccccttataTGTGTGCGCGGCATGTCTGTACACGCttcattgtgtatgtgtgggtaagtcgctttactgagaggacgccagaagtccgccagattcatgtcgcggccagtcgcggggTGAGGTAATGCGattcggggcggggcggtgcgacTGGCCGTTCTGAATGATAAtaggtactattacttattctgtgctaaagagctcgtgattctactcagaatcaagCTCGTTAGCCCGCGTTTTGGTAAAAATAATATGACCATTTAAGCGAGAAGTATCAATGTATAtgtttatgtttccgattcaggccacaagatggcagaccctcggATGGCGAACCCGGCCCCTATAGAGATTATTTAGAAGACATTTACTTAAtatcttaagagccaacaggagtggtcatttctccatacaaacgtactcgactgtttcctccgtgggttttgatgctagagcaatgattttttcaacacagattaatattatcaatatctttgttgaaccgttttgctttttttgatatttttgttttttaaggcgctagagccctttaaaaatggccaaaatggcctaattgactatgccgcaatgagaggcgtagtattcaaaactgatatcaattagccaaaaaagcaaaacggtgcgacacagataatttcataatcatttagatttccaagtttggttatgattggttaagttttggaggaggaaacagtcgagtacgaaacctcgatttttgagatttttacgcgggatttttcgccttgtccttatcgcactctagttttaggagccgcttccgttagcgagacgggtatatttacctaaaatatttaaaactcagctcctgtttcgtcttatcATGAACGTTTATTTCAGCACGTGACAACTCCATTATACATCCTGCACGGCCTAGCCATATCGAAGCAGGATGACACTGTGACCACCTACGTTAATGTGTGGCATTTCACCGACTGGATCAAGAACCAACTTGGAATAGCTCATTAAACTAATTTACACCTTTATATTAgcaaagatatatgtaactccgtataaaataaataaagtctaagaaaaaaacgtgcctcggatgtcaaggaaaagtcattctcgaatagatggcgccatatacctttggcctattctcggctagatggcgttggcgacaccgtttgatatttaacaattttaacacatataagTGAAAGAACATGTGTCagtgtggaacaataaaaatttaaaatagtttatccgtaaacatattttgattaatttatacattttcaattttattttaagttttaatcgtgtgtcgatagatggcagtaaatgtaccgtgactacaaaattgacaggacccctctatactatctattctttttggtcaACGTATAtgtttatgtttccgattcaggccacaagatggcagaccctcaaCCCGGCCCCTATAGAGGTTAGAAGACATTTAATAGCTTAAAATGAACGTTTATTTCAGCACGTGACGACTCCATTATACATCCTGCACGGCCTAGCCATATCGAAGCAGGATGACTCTGTGACCACATACGTCAACGTGTGGCATTTCACCGACTGGATCAAGGACCAGCTTGGGATAGCtcattaaattaatttacaccTTTAGAGCCCcatactagcgtcttttgagcgtcggcgatTAGTTAGCGCTACGGGAAGCGTCGCTGCGTAGTTGCGccgcaaaataaataatagtactaagtacagaagactcactctctaacaaaacgcgtgttcgatcagcacagatatggccgctaggtggcgacagcgccacgcgcggcttatggcaaaccccaaaattggtgtggaacggatgtacttttagctacctgtagcaaagcgacgaaatcgcggagtgagacaagTGGCGCTAAGGGAAATAGCGTCGCTGCGTAGTTGCACCAACGTTGCGCCGAACTGCAgtcatagagttgactagacacAGAAGCTCGCGAGACGCTATAgttccgtttttttagcattagaaattaggtaaacaatcttgatgtgccttttaattgaaaaacacattttaaaaataagttacagctaatatgtaacaattatgaatctaatacgatcatttatattcttctgctttcataagtaatagttactgatttttaaaaagcgtttttcaattaaaagacatgtcaagatcgcttaccttcttccaagttctttctaatgctaaaaaaacgaactatagttgtgGGCTCTTATAGTTTtgtggcgtctcctctagctgtcactgcccacgtcgtgccataataatctaacagatggcgttagggagctagaaCGTAATTAGTAAgagacctacatcgcgcttacggagtttTAAGAGTCAGTtgctatacagtgtgttttctgtaacaggagcaataaattaaactgtaggctgtactcctcaaactgaccaacatttgttcagcaacttttgaaaataactcatgttttgatttttattacactttaaagtttattctaagacgcaatgtattgcaaattttgttatgttaaaagcgtgacaatgacaactaACGTCAAACAccctgatgtcagcgtacattgaaggcaatatttattttgtatgaaaaagaggaagactaaaggattcataattttttaaagttgctgaacaaatgttggtcagtttgaggagtacagcctttagtttaatttattgctcctgttacagaagcaccctgtatatataacttccgaccaactctcagtggacttcggtccccaggcataacacccgcctgaagagagtactctctattgcctCTCTACCTACTACAGTTACTCTAGTTTCTTCCAGCACGGCCTAGCTATATCGAGGCAGGATGACTCTGGCGggctagccaaggtgacaatcgcttgcccttcgccatcgaattgctttgtgtttctctatcactcttccatattagtgtgacagtgacatttgcggttcgttcgctacgtagcgttagcgattggcatgttgtctacggggcctggtCTACGTCATCGTGTGGCATTTCACCGACTGGATCAAGAACCAACTTGGGATAGCTCATTAAATTAGTTTTAGCTATTTTAAATCTCAAAACCTATGTATGTTTTaagaataaatgatttaaaagtACTTCTaaaggtattttattatttgtttctattatggatgttttctatgttgttgtaggtacatataggtatactcctcatactaacca
This window harbors:
- the LOC134676586 gene encoding uncharacterized protein LOC134676586, which produces MIRVLALLAVVQYAVAITEPSLDEIIKEIFGISEDEDDSKVGLPGCNDLEGSGRGCQECYFCNHSLIQDSRIKGGHVELQLKDSSCATTQICCVQQQDLVNYRLSDACGINNPDGKPRKRRSAPRAVLQGEFPWRAWVYKKNSLTPLCAASFVHEDTMALLTLASCVQGLSAEDLDVAFVKGGQRASVGKLTVHSGYKAGQDFEKTFQLMVLLTLTLASCVQGLSAEGLDVAFVKGGQRAAVGKLTVHSGYKAGQETNNIAILKLRSLESTPAWASPACLPLAPPSHAAPCITTSDKDIRLNTIIPLRTACTEAHEAPPDSLTCAVAPPKDYEPEKSAGLFCKEQHVTTPLYILHGLAISKQDDSVTTYVNVWHFTDWIKDQLGIAH